AGCCAAAGCCCATCGTGCCTGCGCCACCGCTGGAGTGGAGCTGACGCGGATAGTTGATGTGGAAGAACTGTGCAACCCACATCTGGTGCTGGCCCACGTCCGTAGTAACAATGGCCTTGCCCTGCGTAAGTTCGCTCACGGTAGCAACGATGTGCTGCATACGGAGACCGCCCTGCTTGGCGTAGGTAAGCGGGTAGCGCTTCTTCCAGGTCTGGCAAGTCTTGATCCAGTCGGCGGTATCGAGCTTGTTTACCATCGGGAGGAGCTGTTCCAAGACGAGCTTGGCGTCACCGCACATGAACACATCCGGCTGCAACACCTTGCCTTCTTCGGCAGGGTCAATGTCGATGTGCATCTTCACTGCGTTCTTGCAGAATTCGCTGAGCTTACCGGTAATGCGGTCGTCCCAACGGCTACCGATCGAAAGGATCAAGTCGCATTCGAGAACAGCCTTGTTGGCGTAAATTGTACCGTGCATGCCGAGCATGCCGAGAGAAAGTTCGTGGTCGGTCGGGAATGCACCGAGGCCAAGCATTGTGCAGCAAACCGGAGCGCCGAGCTTTTCAGCGAGTTCCTTCACCTGGCGGTGTGCACCAGAAATCATAGCGCCGTGGCCAACGAGGAGGAGCGGCTTCTTGGAATTCTTGAGGTATTCCGCGGCCTTTTCTACGCTTTCAGTAGAAGCGTAGGTCGGAATCTTGTAACCCGGAAGGTCCATCTGGTCTGTGAACGGAGCGGTGCAGGGGCCTGCAGTCACGTCCTTCGGGAGGTCGATAAGCACCGGGCCCGGACGGCCAGAACGTGCAATGTGGAAAGCTTCCTTCATCACGCGCGGGAGGTCGTTCGTGTCCTTCACCAAGTAAGAATGCTTCACGGTTGCAAAAGTCATACCGCTAGTATCGCATTCCTGGAAGGCGTCCTTGCCCAAGTTCGGAGTTGTCGTCTGTGCCGTGAGCACGACGATCGGGCTAGAATCCATGAGAGCTGTATAAATACCTGTAAACGTGTTCGTTGCACCCGGACCGCTAGTGACAAGAGCTACACCGACCTTACCGGTCTGGCGGGCATAACCGTCAGCCATGTGGGTTGCGCCCTGTTCATGACGGCTGAGCACAACTTTGATGCTGGAGTCGAGGATGGCATCGAACATCGGAATGGCCGATCCACCGGGATAGCCGAAAATTGTATCAACGCCTTCACGCTTGAGGCATTCGATAATCACTTCGGCACCACTTAAGGTCTTATTTGCCATAATTTATCCTGTCTTTTAAAGAATAGATGAAAATTTAGATGGATTGAAATATAGGAGTATTTTAATGTGGCGGCAAGAGGTAAAAACCGTATTTTGTGAAAATTTTTGCAATTTTTGGTAAAATTTTTAATTTTTGAAGTTTAAAAAATGAAAAAAATTGAAGATTTTTGTGAAAGTTTTGCGAAAATTGAATTGAAGTAAAGTAAAAATTGAAGATTTTTGAGCTAAAATTTGTTGTTTGGTCCATTTTGTGTCCAAAATAATGTGAAAATTTTTGCGAGTATGCGAAAAATATATCCGAGAACGGATTTGCCCCCGCAAATGTCCTCTGTGCTTGTTTGCCTTGTCATTCCCGCCCCGGATCGAAGTCCGGGATAAACTCCAGCGTAAATCACCCTCTTATTATATGGGCGTCGCCCCTAAAATTTTCTAATTTGTAATTATGATTAAAAAGATTTTTCTCTCGCTGATTCTTGCGGCTGCATTCGTGTTTGCCGCTGACCCGATCACCATTGAAGGGCGTTTGACCGAAATTCCGGGAAAAATGCCGAGCAATGACTTATATAGCTATGTCTATGTATTTAAGTACAAGGTCTCGAAGGTGGTTTCGGGCAAGCTCGATGCTAAGGACGTTCTCGTGGGCGTCTATAACCCGCTCATCGCCCGTGGCAAGGTCAAGGACAAGATGGCGGACAAGTCCAAGGGCAATGTTGGTGAATTCAAGGCCAAGGCAAAACATACGCTCAAGCTCATCCCGCTTGAAGGCAACTGGGACGGTGCTGTCGAAGATGAATACTTTGACGATGAATCCCCGCGCTACCTCGCAATTGAAGTGAATGAGTAATTAATGGTCTTCTCTTCCCAGATTTTCCTTTTCTACTTCTTGCCGACGTTTTTGGTTGGCTACTTTGTTCTCTTCAAGCTCGGGGCTAAGCATTCGTTCCTGAACTTGTTCATTACCATCTTCAGTTACGTTTTTTACGGCTGGCTCGAACCGTGGCTCGTGTTCCTCATGTTCGGCTGTACGCTTGTCGTGTACGTAGCTGGGCGGTTCATCTCGGCGCCGAATGCAAGTTCTTTGCAGCGTAAGGTTGCCCTGTGGACTGCAATTGCGGTGAATCTCGGGGCGCTCGGGTTCTTCAAGTATTACATGTTCGGCATGGGGATCGTGAACGATTTTGCGACCATGCTCGGCTGTGAGCCATTCTCGATTATGACGGTTCTTTTGCCGGTGGGCATTTCGTTCTACTCGTTCCAGTCCATGAGTTATGCGATTGACGTTTATCGCGGTTCCGCTCCTCCGGTCAAGAACTTTGCGACATTCGCATGCTACGTGGCGCTTTTCCCGCAGCTTGTGGCAGGCCCGATTGTGCGCTACAATACGGTCGCC
The DNA window shown above is from Fibrobacter sp. UWB16 and carries:
- the ilvB gene encoding biosynthetic-type acetolactate synthase large subunit, yielding MANKTLSGAEVIIECLKREGVDTIFGYPGGSAIPMFDAILDSSIKVVLSRHEQGATHMADGYARQTGKVGVALVTSGPGATNTFTGIYTALMDSSPIVVLTAQTTTPNLGKDAFQECDTSGMTFATVKHSYLVKDTNDLPRVMKEAFHIARSGRPGPVLIDLPKDVTAGPCTAPFTDQMDLPGYKIPTYASTESVEKAAEYLKNSKKPLLLVGHGAMISGAHRQVKELAEKLGAPVCCTMLGLGAFPTDHELSLGMLGMHGTIYANKAVLECDLILSIGSRWDDRITGKLSEFCKNAVKMHIDIDPAEEGKVLQPDVFMCGDAKLVLEQLLPMVNKLDTADWIKTCQTWKKRYPLTYAKQGGLRMQHIVATVSELTQGKAIVTTDVGQHQMWVAQFFHINYPRQLHSSGGAGTMGFGFPAAIGAAFGNETGWPVCSFSGDGGFQMTEAELATAAIHKLPIKIFVMDNKYLGMVRQWQELFYDHRYSSVDMRGNPDFVKLAEAYGIPGLRIKRPADAERVIQKALDYNDGPILIHCECEKEDNVFPMIPAGAPITSMITEQPKTQLEKPTGST